One Solirubrobacter pauli DNA segment encodes these proteins:
- a CDS encoding PPOX class F420-dependent oxidoreductase, with protein MPKPPLPEELQALLSQPHPAVMASLKPDGSPLTVATWYLFEDGRVLVNLDDSRARLKHLKADPRVSLTVLDSDWYRHVSLQGRVVELKPDTDLVDIDRLSTHYRGEAYPVRDRTRTSAWIELDHWHGWHV; from the coding sequence ATGCCCAAGCCCCCGCTCCCCGAAGAGCTCCAGGCGCTGCTGTCCCAGCCGCATCCCGCCGTGATGGCGTCGCTCAAGCCCGACGGCTCCCCGCTCACCGTCGCCACCTGGTACCTGTTCGAGGACGGCCGGGTGCTCGTCAACCTCGACGACTCACGCGCTCGCCTGAAGCACCTGAAGGCCGACCCGCGCGTGTCGCTGACGGTGCTCGACAGCGACTGGTACCGGCACGTCTCGCTGCAGGGCCGGGTGGTCGAGCTCAAGCCGGACACGGACCTCGTGGACATCGACCGGCTCTCGACGCACTACCGCGGCGAGGCCTATCCGGTCCGCGACCGCACGCGCACGAGCGCCTGGATCGAGCTCGACCATTGGCACGGGTGGCATGTCTGA
- a CDS encoding helix-turn-helix domain-containing protein: MAAAADPTVAAVGPRVKALREAMDLSLRDLAERSGVSAPMLSQVERGETSPTLQVASRIASGLELRLSQLLRLDEEGTVSIVRAGEGRRGGTAGHAYELLTPPLPGLRAEVTRHTLAPGAVTGGPGDPPRHEPGARETALIERGTVTLHVEDIEHELTAGDSVTFDADLSHHFANLGEEEAVLLAIVSAGLRRS, from the coding sequence ATGGCGGCAGCTGCTGATCCCACCGTCGCGGCCGTCGGCCCGCGCGTGAAGGCGTTGCGAGAGGCGATGGACCTCTCACTGCGCGACCTCGCGGAGCGGTCCGGCGTCTCCGCCCCGATGCTCAGCCAGGTCGAGCGCGGGGAGACGAGCCCGACGTTGCAGGTGGCCAGCCGCATCGCGTCCGGCCTGGAGCTGCGCCTGTCGCAGCTCTTGCGCCTGGACGAGGAGGGCACCGTCTCGATCGTGCGCGCCGGCGAAGGCCGTCGCGGCGGGACGGCCGGACACGCCTACGAGCTCCTCACCCCGCCGCTGCCCGGCCTGCGCGCCGAGGTCACCCGTCACACGCTGGCTCCCGGCGCCGTCACCGGCGGCCCGGGCGACCCGCCCCGGCACGAGCCGGGCGCGCGTGAGACGGCCCTGATCGAGCGCGGCACCGTCACCTTGCACGTCGAGGACATCGAGCACGAGCTCACCGCGGGTGACTCCGTGACCTTCGACGCCGACCTGTCACATCACTTCGCCAACCTCGGAGAGGAGGAGGCCGTCTTGCTGGCGATCGTGTCAGCGGGCCTGCGCCGGTCATGA
- a CDS encoding arginase family protein, which translates to MAIELIGVPFDGYGRPGHQARAATALRAAGLQAALGAHDGGDLELPAGIPERGARTGLINEDALLVMADALGRRVAAATRFPVVVGGDCSVLLGIVPALAPVGLLCVDGHEDTMPLDVSEDGEAANTEIGLLLGLTGGLLPAGLDFRALERDALALIGPRDDAWRAQFDVASLAGLGVHVRPLGEVEASTGAKAVAHVGSPWWLHVDLDVLDPLQLPAQGVPGGENEPGGLSWDELTALLTGAVAAGGCIGMSFVIYDPDQDPTGRDADRIVRLIADVVA; encoded by the coding sequence ATGGCGATCGAGCTCATCGGCGTCCCGTTCGACGGGTACGGGAGACCCGGCCATCAAGCGCGAGCCGCCACGGCGCTGCGCGCGGCCGGTCTCCAGGCGGCCCTCGGCGCGCACGACGGGGGAGACCTGGAGCTGCCGGCCGGCATCCCGGAGCGGGGCGCGCGGACCGGCCTGATCAACGAGGACGCGCTGCTGGTCATGGCGGACGCGCTCGGGCGGCGTGTGGCGGCGGCGACGCGGTTCCCGGTCGTCGTCGGCGGCGACTGCTCCGTGCTGCTCGGGATCGTCCCGGCACTCGCGCCGGTCGGGCTGCTGTGCGTCGACGGGCACGAGGACACGATGCCGCTCGACGTGTCCGAGGACGGCGAGGCGGCCAACACCGAGATCGGCCTGCTGCTCGGCCTCACGGGCGGCCTGCTGCCCGCGGGGCTGGACTTCCGGGCGCTCGAGCGCGACGCGCTCGCGCTCATCGGCCCGCGCGACGATGCGTGGCGCGCCCAGTTCGACGTCGCCTCGCTCGCCGGGCTGGGCGTGCACGTCCGCCCGCTCGGCGAGGTCGAGGCGTCGACGGGCGCCAAGGCCGTCGCGCACGTCGGAAGCCCGTGGTGGCTGCACGTCGACCTGGACGTCCTGGATCCGCTGCAGCTCCCGGCCCAGGGCGTGCCGGGCGGCGAGAACGAGCCCGGTGGGCTGAGCTGGGACGAGCTCACCGCGCTGCTGACCGGCGCCGTTGCCGCGGGCGGCTGCATCGGCATGAGCTTCGTGATCTACGACCCCGACCAGGACCCGACCGGCCGGGACGCCGACCGGATCGTGCGGCTGATCGCGGACGTGGTTGCTTAG
- a CDS encoding patatin-like phospholipase family protein, which yields MIDGLPDALVLGGGGTVGEAWLRGVLNGIEAGSQLDFRDCEYLVGTSAGSIVAATLAAGKRPDAGERAAREWARAVPDELDEVVAPRFAAVGKAARAAATPFANVALSVTAPAGRLARAAVLRRAPRPERSLAELGTHVDALGARFDGRLRISAVDRATGKRVMFGAPDAPRATVAEAVLASCSVPWIFAPVTIGEREYVDGGVWSLVNLDAVPAGRGSRVLVLVPTAGASIAALRTATSLALSREASALRGRGATVTTIVPDDASLKAMGPDLMDGSRAGAVATAGYAQGRRAAGA from the coding sequence GTGATCGACGGGCTTCCGGACGCGTTGGTGCTGGGCGGCGGCGGGACCGTCGGAGAGGCGTGGCTGCGCGGCGTCCTGAACGGGATCGAGGCCGGTAGCCAGCTCGACTTCCGCGACTGCGAGTACCTGGTCGGCACGTCCGCCGGCTCGATCGTGGCCGCGACGCTCGCGGCGGGCAAGCGCCCCGACGCGGGCGAGCGCGCCGCGCGCGAGTGGGCGCGGGCGGTGCCGGACGAGCTCGACGAGGTCGTGGCGCCGCGGTTCGCGGCCGTCGGCAAGGCCGCGCGGGCCGCGGCGACGCCGTTCGCGAACGTCGCGCTGTCGGTCACGGCACCGGCCGGCCGGCTCGCGCGCGCCGCCGTGCTGCGCCGCGCGCCACGCCCGGAGCGCTCGCTCGCGGAGCTCGGCACGCACGTCGACGCCCTCGGCGCGCGCTTCGACGGGCGGCTGCGGATCTCCGCCGTGGACCGCGCCACCGGCAAGCGCGTGATGTTCGGCGCCCCGGATGCGCCCCGGGCGACCGTCGCCGAGGCCGTGCTGGCCTCCTGCTCGGTGCCGTGGATCTTCGCCCCGGTGACGATCGGCGAGCGCGAGTACGTGGACGGCGGCGTCTGGAGCCTGGTGAACCTCGACGCCGTGCCCGCCGGCCGCGGCTCCCGCGTGCTCGTGCTGGTTCCCACCGCAGGGGCGAGCATCGCGGCGCTGCGCACGGCGACCTCGCTGGCGCTCTCGCGCGAGGCGTCGGCGCTGCGCGGCCGCGGCGCGACGGTGACGACGATCGTCCCCGACGACGCCAGCCTGAAGGCCATGGGCCCGGACCTGATGGACGGCAGCCGCGCGGGTGCCGTGGCCACCGCCGGGTACGCGCAGGGCCGTCGCGCAGCCGGTGCGTGA
- a CDS encoding SulP family inorganic anion transporter — protein sequence MIDRLRALRPRRHDYQGLRRGWPGELLAGVTVAVVALPLALAFGVASGLGAEAGLVTAVVAGVVAGVFGGSHVQVSGPTGAMTVVLVPVVASVGPGGVVVVALLAGAILVFAGVARLGRYASVLPWPVVEGFTVGIAVLIFLQQVPPALGVETPDGTNTAVIAARALADWAPAQWPALAIAALVAATMVVLPRVRRGLPAALIAVAAATVIAEVADLSVDRIGEIPSGLPLPELPTFVAGDLPRLLSAALAVAALGAIESLLSAKVADGMADAEPHDPDRELFGQGLANVSVAFFGGMPATGAIARTAVNVRAGARTRAAAVIHGVVLAGSMVALASLLARIPLAALAGVLMVTAVRMIEFGTVAHVVRSTRDDALLVVVTAFVTVAFDLVLAVGVGVALASLLALIAVADSTSFEREPIDSVDVDPALEHALLHEHIVAYRLDGALFFGAAERFLLELADVSDVEVVILRLGRLRVIDSTGAQALSDLIAQLERRGITVLLTSVQPQHRALIEHVGVIGRLAHENHLLPTLADALVHARRHVRGPGSLKLAGNG from the coding sequence GTGATCGACCGCCTGCGCGCGCTGCGCCCGCGGCGGCACGACTACCAGGGGCTGCGACGCGGATGGCCGGGCGAGCTGCTCGCCGGCGTCACGGTCGCGGTGGTCGCGCTCCCGCTGGCGTTGGCCTTCGGCGTCGCGTCCGGGCTGGGTGCCGAGGCGGGCCTGGTGACCGCGGTCGTGGCGGGTGTCGTCGCCGGCGTGTTCGGCGGCTCGCACGTGCAGGTCAGCGGGCCGACGGGGGCGATGACCGTCGTGCTCGTGCCGGTCGTCGCGTCCGTCGGACCGGGTGGAGTCGTCGTGGTCGCGCTGCTCGCCGGAGCGATCCTGGTCTTCGCCGGCGTGGCGCGGCTCGGCCGCTACGCGAGCGTGCTCCCGTGGCCGGTGGTGGAGGGCTTCACCGTCGGCATCGCGGTGCTGATCTTCCTCCAGCAGGTCCCGCCCGCGCTCGGCGTGGAGACGCCCGACGGCACCAACACGGCCGTGATCGCGGCCCGGGCGCTCGCGGACTGGGCGCCCGCGCAGTGGCCGGCGCTCGCGATCGCGGCGCTCGTGGCCGCGACGATGGTCGTGCTGCCGCGTGTCCGCCGCGGGCTGCCGGCCGCGCTGATCGCCGTGGCCGCGGCCACCGTCATCGCCGAGGTCGCCGACCTCTCGGTCGACCGCATCGGCGAGATCCCGTCGGGCCTGCCGCTGCCGGAGCTGCCCACGTTCGTCGCGGGCGACCTCCCCCGGCTGCTGTCGGCGGCGCTCGCCGTGGCCGCGCTGGGCGCGATCGAGAGCCTGCTGTCGGCCAAGGTCGCCGACGGGATGGCCGACGCCGAGCCGCACGATCCCGACCGCGAGCTGTTCGGCCAAGGCCTGGCGAACGTGTCCGTGGCGTTCTTCGGCGGCATGCCGGCGACCGGCGCGATCGCCCGCACCGCCGTGAACGTGCGCGCGGGCGCTCGGACGCGAGCCGCCGCGGTCATCCACGGCGTGGTGCTCGCCGGCTCGATGGTCGCGCTCGCCTCGCTGCTCGCACGGATCCCCCTCGCCGCCCTGGCCGGCGTGCTGATGGTCACCGCGGTGCGGATGATCGAGTTCGGCACGGTCGCGCACGTCGTCCGCTCGACGCGCGACGACGCGCTCCTCGTCGTGGTGACCGCGTTCGTCACCGTCGCCTTCGACCTCGTGCTGGCGGTCGGCGTCGGGGTCGCGCTGGCGTCGTTGCTGGCGCTGATCGCCGTGGCCGACAGCACGTCGTTCGAGCGCGAGCCCATCGACTCGGTGGACGTGGACCCGGCGCTCGAGCACGCGCTGCTCCACGAGCACATCGTCGCCTATCGCCTCGACGGCGCGCTGTTCTTCGGAGCGGCCGAGCGCTTCCTGCTGGAGCTGGCCGACGTGAGCGACGTCGAGGTGGTGATCCTGCGGCTCGGGCGGCTGCGGGTGATCGACAGCACCGGGGCGCAGGCGCTGAGCGACCTGATCGCGCAGCTCGAGCGCCGGGGCATCACCGTGCTGCTCACGTCCGTGCAGCCGCAGCACCGGGCGCTGATCGAGCACGTGGGCGTCATCGGCCGCCTCGCACACGAGAACCACCTGCTTCCCACGCTCGCGGACGCGCTCGTCCATGCCCGCCGGCACGTGCGAGGGCCCGGGAGCCTGAAGCTGGCCGGAAACGGGTAG
- the leuC gene encoding 3-isopropylmalate dehydratase large subunit, translating to MTPTTLFDKIWSAHEIAPGLIFIDLHLVHEVTSPQAFEGLRLAGREVRRPDRTLATADHNVPTDGTPVSAKIRDALSRRQVEALEANCDEFGIPVYSLGSDRQGIVHIIGPELGVTQPGMTIVCGDSHTATHGAFGALAFGIGTSEVEHVLATQTLSQPKPKSMRINYVGELGHGVTAKDLILGTIGQMGTNGASGYVVEYAGELIRNLSMEERMTICNMTIEGGGRAGMIAPDETTFEWVRGRVAAPEDFDEAVAYWKTLKTDEGATFDHEITVDASKISPLVTWGTTPGQVVGVAGAVPEPNGETDERSLVYMGLEAGTPITELTLDRIFIGSCTNGRIGDLRAAAEIVKGRKVASTVKNAMVVPGSVQVAKQAESEGLDVIFREAGFDWRTAGCSMCLGMNPDTLDPGERCASTSNRNFEGRQGRGGRTHLVSPAMAAAAAIEGRFVDIREWN from the coding sequence ATGACCCCCACCACGCTGTTCGACAAGATCTGGTCCGCGCACGAGATCGCGCCGGGGCTCATCTTCATCGACCTCCACCTCGTGCACGAGGTGACGAGCCCCCAGGCCTTCGAAGGCCTCCGGCTCGCCGGTCGTGAGGTGCGCCGTCCCGATCGCACGCTCGCCACCGCCGACCACAACGTGCCGACCGACGGCACGCCGGTCAGCGCGAAGATCCGCGACGCCCTCTCGCGCCGCCAGGTGGAGGCGCTCGAGGCCAACTGCGACGAGTTCGGCATCCCGGTCTACTCGCTCGGGTCCGACCGCCAGGGGATCGTGCACATCATCGGCCCGGAGCTGGGCGTCACCCAGCCGGGCATGACGATCGTCTGCGGCGACTCGCACACGGCGACGCACGGCGCGTTCGGCGCGCTCGCGTTCGGCATCGGCACCTCCGAGGTCGAGCACGTCCTGGCGACGCAGACGCTCTCCCAGCCCAAGCCGAAGTCGATGCGGATCAACTACGTCGGCGAGCTCGGCCACGGCGTCACCGCCAAGGACCTGATCCTCGGCACGATCGGCCAGATGGGCACCAACGGCGCCTCCGGCTACGTCGTCGAGTACGCGGGCGAGCTCATCCGCAACCTCTCGATGGAGGAGCGGATGACGATCTGCAACATGACGATCGAGGGCGGCGGGCGCGCGGGCATGATCGCGCCGGACGAGACCACGTTCGAGTGGGTGCGCGGCCGGGTCGCCGCGCCCGAGGACTTCGACGAGGCCGTCGCGTACTGGAAGACGCTCAAGACCGACGAGGGCGCGACGTTCGACCACGAGATCACGGTCGACGCGTCGAAGATCTCGCCGCTGGTGACGTGGGGCACGACGCCCGGGCAGGTCGTCGGCGTGGCGGGCGCGGTGCCCGAGCCCAACGGCGAGACCGACGAGCGCTCGCTGGTCTACATGGGCCTGGAGGCCGGCACGCCGATCACCGAGCTCACGCTCGACCGCATCTTCATCGGCTCGTGCACGAACGGCCGGATCGGCGACCTGCGCGCCGCCGCCGAGATCGTCAAGGGCCGCAAGGTCGCGTCGACGGTCAAGAACGCGATGGTCGTGCCGGGCTCGGTGCAGGTGGCCAAGCAGGCCGAGTCCGAGGGGCTGGACGTGATCTTCCGCGAGGCCGGCTTCGACTGGCGCACCGCGGGCTGCTCGATGTGCCTGGGCATGAACCCGGACACGCTGGACCCGGGCGAGCGCTGCGCGTCGACCTCCAACCGCAACTTCGAAGGCCGTCAGGGCCGCGGCGGGCGCACCCACCTGGTGTCGCCGGCGATGGCCGCCGCCGCGGCGATCGAGGGCCGCTTCGTCGACATCCGGGAGTGGAACTAG
- a CDS encoding ArsR/SmtB family transcription factor: MPHVPALKAEFFKAIGHPVRIRALELLSEGEHSVSDLLAAMDVSQAHLSQQLAILRRAGLVVARREGANVFYALTDARMADLLAVAREMLVDMATATRDELLRA, from the coding sequence ATGCCCCACGTGCCCGCGCTCAAGGCCGAGTTCTTCAAGGCGATCGGCCATCCGGTCCGGATCCGCGCGCTCGAGCTGCTCAGCGAGGGCGAGCACTCGGTGTCGGACCTGCTCGCGGCGATGGACGTCAGCCAAGCCCACCTCTCCCAGCAGCTCGCGATCCTGCGCCGCGCCGGGCTGGTCGTCGCGCGGCGCGAGGGCGCCAACGTCTTCTACGCGCTCACCGACGCCCGCATGGCCGACCTGCTCGCCGTGGCGCGGGAGATGCTGGTCGACATGGCGACGGCGACGCGCGACGAGCTGCTGCGCGCGTGA
- a CDS encoding 2-isopropylmalate synthase, with product MDPNRVIIFDTTLRDGEQSPGISLNTTEKLEIAHQLARLGVDVIEAGFPIASPGDFEAVRAIAREVHGPVIAGLARAHAADIERAAEAVKDAERPRVHTFISTSDIHIQHQLNSTRPDVLGQARAAVAHARSLVDDVEFSPMDATRADIDFTAEVLQAAIDEGATTINIPDTVGFAMPNEYAAFLTGLYERVPGLKDIVLSVHCHNDLGLAVANSFAGLQAGARQVECAINGLGERAGNASLEEIVMLLKTREEAVGFTTGVNTREIARTSRLVSRLTGYGVQPNKAVVGRNAFQHESGIHQDGVLKERSTYEIMSAASVGFDDANSIVLGKHSGRHALQSALMDLGYDVSGQTLNQAFKRFKEIADKKKQVTAMDLEALVTDELRTDEGAYTLEWFDVEASSRRPPHATVEIVTPAGETVRGDFTGDGPIDAIFRAINAATTREVKLRDFRIDAITSGQDALGEASVVLELSGQNASGQGVSTDIIEAAALAYVRALSNVERKVIAAAESAESGEPVLTQTP from the coding sequence ATGGACCCCAACCGGGTCATCATCTTTGACACCACGCTGCGCGACGGCGAGCAGTCGCCGGGCATCAGCCTCAACACCACGGAGAAGCTGGAGATCGCCCACCAGCTCGCGCGCCTCGGCGTGGACGTGATCGAGGCTGGATTCCCGATCGCCTCGCCGGGCGACTTCGAAGCTGTACGAGCGATTGCCAGGGAGGTGCACGGCCCGGTCATCGCGGGCCTCGCGCGTGCGCACGCCGCCGACATCGAGCGCGCCGCCGAGGCCGTCAAGGACGCGGAGCGCCCGCGCGTGCACACGTTCATCTCCACGAGCGACATCCACATCCAGCACCAGCTGAACTCCACGCGGCCGGACGTGCTGGGCCAGGCGCGCGCCGCGGTCGCCCACGCCCGCAGCCTCGTGGACGACGTCGAGTTCTCCCCGATGGACGCCACCCGCGCCGACATCGACTTCACCGCCGAGGTGCTCCAGGCCGCGATCGACGAGGGCGCGACCACGATCAACATCCCGGACACCGTCGGCTTCGCCATGCCGAACGAGTACGCGGCGTTCCTCACCGGGCTGTACGAGCGCGTGCCGGGGCTCAAGGACATCGTCCTCAGCGTCCACTGCCACAACGACCTCGGCCTGGCCGTCGCGAACTCGTTCGCCGGCCTGCAGGCGGGCGCCCGCCAGGTGGAGTGCGCGATCAACGGGCTCGGGGAGCGCGCAGGCAACGCGTCGCTGGAGGAGATCGTGATGCTCCTCAAGACCCGCGAGGAGGCCGTCGGCTTCACCACCGGCGTCAACACGCGTGAGATCGCCCGCACGAGCCGCCTGGTCAGCCGCCTCACCGGCTACGGCGTGCAGCCCAACAAGGCGGTCGTCGGCCGCAACGCCTTCCAGCACGAGTCCGGCATCCACCAGGACGGCGTCCTGAAGGAGCGCTCGACCTACGAGATCATGTCCGCCGCCTCCGTCGGCTTCGACGACGCGAACTCGATCGTGCTCGGCAAGCACTCCGGCCGTCACGCCCTGCAGTCGGCGCTGATGGACCTGGGCTACGACGTGAGCGGCCAGACGCTGAACCAGGCGTTCAAGCGCTTCAAGGAGATCGCGGACAAGAAGAAGCAGGTCACGGCGATGGACCTCGAGGCGCTCGTCACCGACGAGCTCCGCACGGACGAGGGCGCCTACACGCTCGAGTGGTTCGACGTCGAGGCCTCGAGCCGCCGGCCCCCGCACGCGACGGTCGAGATCGTCACGCCCGCCGGCGAGACCGTGCGCGGCGACTTCACCGGCGACGGCCCGATCGACGCCATCTTCCGCGCCATCAACGCGGCGACCACCCGCGAGGTCAAGCTCCGCGACTTCCGCATCGACGCGATCACGTCCGGCCAGGACGCGCTCGGCGAGGCCAGCGTCGTGCTCGAGCTCTCCGGGCAGAACGCGTCCGGCCAGGGCGTGTCGACCGACATCATCGAGGCCGCGGCGCTCGCCTACGTACGCGCGCTCTCGAACGTGGAGCGCAAGGTCATCGCCGCGGCCGAGTCGGCCGAGAGCGGCGAGCCGGTGCTCACGCAGACGCCCTGA
- a CDS encoding putative bifunctional diguanylate cyclase/phosphodiesterase: MTNRSLRLRLLPALVGTVLVIAAMVWVAQRAASDADRARQAQIVMEHLRAEARGGQVDLWRRVATRTGEVAEQVGVTSAQAVTADLQRLHELEPGDASVNGVAAAFAAAYAAELPAINMMRDDPARARGLAVSHFAPRMLEVERRLDVAIAGQAHAAAAARTRAGAATAGSLVCGLLLLGLLAWIVARARRRAAMLEHGREAERRLRALVRHSSSVVVVIDADTLVLWVTESVERVLGLSPSTLIGRPLLDRVHREDRGIAEELHAELLTGSGTREVTLRLEDGSGTVRHVEVIAENHIDDPLIGGVLLNLRDVTQHLALENQLRRQAFHDTLTGLPNRALFEDRLAQALARERRHGGAVGVLFVDLDDFKLVNDSLGHAAGDELLRAVATRLADGLRDTDTAARFGGDEFAVLLPELVDGLAEAEGVAERLRAALQLPVDVRGQALTLTASVGIALAAGGDTSEDVLRNADVAMYAAKERGKGRLAAFEREMHERAVERLELGRDLECALGRGQLSLAYQPIVRLEDHTLFGVEALLRWEHPCSGPISPARFIPIAEATGLIVPIGEWVLRTACRQLAEWEDPALQLSVNVSVRQLADPGFVATVADVLAETGIAPQRLTLELTEGLLADDGEDTLERFRALKVLGVRLAIDDFGTGYSALSYLRAFPIDVLKIDRSFLRGVTEDAERARLVHGIIEMGRSLQLAIVTEGIEEPAQAALMHELRAELGQGYLFSRPVPPDRIAVLLEHGMPVQADAALRASA, from the coding sequence GTGACCAATCGCTCACTTCGGCTGCGGCTGCTCCCCGCGCTGGTCGGCACCGTCCTGGTGATCGCGGCGATGGTGTGGGTGGCGCAGCGCGCGGCGAGCGACGCCGATCGGGCGCGCCAGGCGCAGATCGTCATGGAGCACCTCCGCGCCGAAGCGCGCGGCGGGCAGGTGGATCTGTGGCGCAGGGTGGCGACGCGGACCGGCGAAGTCGCCGAGCAGGTCGGGGTCACCTCGGCCCAGGCGGTCACCGCCGACCTGCAGCGGCTCCATGAGCTCGAGCCCGGCGACGCGAGCGTCAACGGGGTCGCCGCCGCGTTCGCCGCGGCCTACGCCGCTGAGCTGCCCGCGATCAACATGATGCGCGACGACCCGGCGCGGGCACGCGGGCTCGCGGTCTCCCACTTCGCGCCGAGGATGCTCGAGGTCGAGCGCCGGCTGGACGTGGCCATCGCCGGCCAGGCGCACGCTGCCGCGGCCGCGCGCACCCGCGCGGGCGCCGCGACCGCCGGCTCGCTCGTCTGCGGGCTGCTGCTGCTCGGCCTGCTCGCCTGGATCGTCGCCCGTGCCCGCCGCCGGGCGGCCATGCTCGAGCACGGCCGCGAGGCGGAGCGGCGGCTGCGGGCGCTCGTGCGCCACTCCTCCAGCGTCGTCGTGGTGATCGACGCCGACACGCTCGTGCTCTGGGTCACCGAGTCGGTCGAGCGGGTCCTCGGGCTGTCGCCGAGCACGCTGATCGGCCGGCCGCTGCTCGACCGCGTGCACCGCGAGGACCGCGGGATCGCCGAGGAGCTGCACGCCGAGCTGCTGACGGGAAGCGGAACACGTGAGGTCACCTTGCGCCTCGAGGACGGCTCCGGCACCGTCCGCCACGTCGAGGTGATCGCCGAGAACCACATCGACGACCCGTTGATCGGCGGCGTGCTGCTCAACCTGCGCGACGTCACCCAGCACCTCGCGCTCGAGAACCAGCTGCGCCGCCAGGCGTTCCACGACACGTTGACCGGGCTGCCCAACCGGGCCCTGTTCGAGGACCGGCTCGCGCAGGCGCTGGCGCGTGAACGCCGCCACGGCGGCGCCGTCGGCGTGCTGTTCGTCGACCTCGACGACTTCAAGCTCGTCAACGACAGCCTCGGCCACGCGGCCGGCGACGAGCTGCTGCGCGCGGTCGCCACCCGCCTGGCCGACGGCCTCCGGGACACGGACACGGCCGCGCGCTTCGGCGGCGACGAGTTCGCCGTGCTGCTGCCCGAGCTCGTCGACGGCCTCGCCGAGGCCGAGGGCGTCGCCGAGCGGCTGCGCGCCGCGCTCCAGCTGCCGGTCGATGTGCGCGGGCAGGCGCTGACCCTCACCGCCAGCGTCGGGATCGCGCTCGCGGCGGGCGGCGACACCTCCGAGGACGTCCTGCGCAACGCCGACGTCGCCATGTACGCCGCCAAGGAGCGCGGCAAGGGCCGCCTCGCCGCCTTCGAGCGCGAGATGCACGAGCGGGCGGTCGAGCGGCTCGAGCTGGGCCGCGACCTCGAGTGCGCGCTCGGCCGCGGCCAGCTCTCGCTCGCCTACCAGCCGATCGTGCGGCTCGAGGACCACACGCTGTTCGGCGTCGAGGCGCTGCTGCGCTGGGAGCACCCGTGCAGCGGGCCGATCTCGCCCGCCCGCTTCATCCCGATCGCCGAGGCCACCGGCCTGATCGTGCCGATCGGGGAGTGGGTGCTCCGCACCGCGTGCCGTCAGCTCGCCGAGTGGGAGGACCCCGCGTTGCAGCTGAGCGTGAACGTCTCCGTCCGGCAGCTCGCCGACCCGGGTTTCGTGGCGACCGTCGCCGACGTCCTCGCCGAGACCGGGATCGCGCCGCAGCGGCTCACGCTCGAGCTCACCGAAGGGCTGCTGGCCGACGACGGCGAGGACACGCTGGAGCGCTTCCGGGCGCTCAAGGTCCTCGGCGTACGGCTCGCGATCGACGACTTCGGCACCGGCTACTCCGCGCTCAGCTACCTGCGGGCCTTCCCGATCGACGTGCTGAAGATCGACCGGTCGTTCCTGCGCGGGGTGACCGAGGACGCCGAGCGCGCCCGGCTCGTGCACGGCATCATCGAGATGGGCCGCTCGCTGCAGCTCGCGATCGTCACCGAAGGCATCGAGGAGCCCGCCCAGGCGGCGTTGATGCACGAGCTGCGCGCGGAGCTCGGCCAGGGCTACCTGTTCTCGCGCCCTGTCCCGCCGGACCGGATCGCCGTGCTGCTCGAGCACGGGATGCCGGTCCAGGCGGATGCGGCGCTCAGGGCGTCTGCGTGA